A segment of the Nitrospina gracilis 3/211 genome:
TTGCGTCCGGACGAATACCTGGTCAAGCTGTCCAAACTGATGAAAGTGATCGTCACTCACGAAAGCGCAATTTTCGTCGGTCGTGGCGCACACTACATCCTCGCCGACAAACCGCATGGCGTGTTCGTGAAGCTCACGGCGCCTTTTGCTTACCGCGCAGAGCACATTGCGCGCCTGAAAAATATGTCACAGATGGAGGCGGAACTCCTGGTCCGGCGAATCGACCGGGAACGCCAGGAGTTCATCCAGCACCATTTCAAGCAGGACATCGAGGACGCATCGCATTTCGACCTGTCACTCAACACGCGGACGATTCCCGCGGACATGGTGTGCCAGCTGGTGGCACGCGTGATGGAGATCAAGACATCAACCGGGTGGTAAACCATTCAGCCGCTCCATCCCGGAACACGCAGCACGCGGTCCGTTTATTCACCCGACCCGTTTTCTTCTGAAACCGCGACCAT
Coding sequences within it:
- a CDS encoding cytidylate kinase-like family protein, giving the protein MSATLPESIAEKIIEDKIQEWEAKKSGRSGKEPGIGAYPFIAISRDYGCLEEKLIPLFEKKFQWKVYGRNLLDHIASRDALNRSFIETLDEHHANQLDQWVHYLISSGALRPDEYLVKLSKLMKVIVTHESAIFVGRGAHYILADKPHGVFVKLTAPFAYRAEHIARLKNMSQMEAELLVRRIDRERQEFIQHHFKQDIEDASHFDLSLNTRTIPADMVCQLVARVMEIKTSTGW